Genomic DNA from Nitrospira sp.:
AGGAAAGAGGGAACTGCACTATGGGGTCGAAACAAGCCTTTTGGTCTGTGCCTGCCAAAGACGGGGAGCCGGATTTGTGGGTGTGCATGTCCTGTTTGAGTGAGGTGTTCTGCCGGAAGGTTCCCATGCCGGCCTGTCCGACCTGTCACGGGGTCTCGACCTATGAAGCGTTTGCCCTGTCGGCGGTGCAGGATTGGGGCACCGAAGAATTGATCGCAAAAGCAGTCACCGCTCAGCAGGCGGAAGAAGCTGCGAGTGCTGCGGCTGCTGCCACGCCCCCGGTGGAGTCAGTGCCGTAGCGAGTCCCCTCTCCTGGAGTTGGTCCGTTGGAAAATGGACGTCCCTTTCTAATCGGCGGCCGGTGGTCTCAGTCCACTACCGCTGTTCCTGTACGCAATCCCTACACCGGCGAGACGATTGCCCATGTCTGTCAGGCTGGTCCGGCTGAAGCGGAACTGGCCATGCAGTCTGCGGTCGACGGTGCGGCAGCCATGCGCCGGTTGTCGGGCTATGCGCGATCGACCCTGTTGCAGAAGGCTGCCCAATCCTTGCAGGTGCGTCAGGAAGAGTTCGCTCGTATGATGATGGCCGAGTCTGGCAAACCCGTCACCGATGCGCGGCGGGAGGTCGGGCGCGCCATTCAGACGTTTGCGATTGCCGCAGAGGAGGCCAAACGGATCGGCGGCGAGGTGGTGCCGCTCGATTGGTCGCCTGGCATGGAGACCTACTGGGGGGTGACCAGGCGGTTTCCGATCGGTCCGATCCTCGGCATTACGCCCTTCAATTTTCCCCTCAATCTCGTCGTCCACAAAGTGGCGCCCGCCCTGGCCGCGGGCAATTCCATTCTGATCAAACCGGCCCCTCAGACTCCGCTGACGTCGTTGTTGTTAGGCGACCTGCTGTTGCAGGCGGGCGTGCCTCCGGGAGGGCTCAATGTGCTGCCGTGCGACAACCAGGTTGCGGAACGGTTGGTGATCGATCCTCGATTCAAGTTGCTGAGTTTTACCGGAAGCGCACCCGTTGGATGGATGTTGAAGGCCAAGTGCGGCAAGAAGAAGGTGGTGTTGGAACTGGGCGGCAATGCGGCTGTGATCATTGAGCCGGATGCAGATCTGGACTATGCGGTGCATCGGTGTGTTACCGGCGGATTTACCTATGCCGGTCAAACCTGCATTTCAGTCCAGCGGATTTTCGTGCATGAGTCGGTGGCCGCGGCATTCACCGAGAGCCTGGTGGCTCGTGTCCAGGCATTGGCCAGTGGAGATCCGGGCGACGAGACCACGGTGGTGGGGCCGTTGATCGATGCGGGGGCGGCACAGCGGGTTGAGGGGTGGATAGGAGAGGCCGTCGCCCAGGGAGCGCGTCTGCTGGCCGGCGGGTCACGGGTGGGTTCGGTGGTGCGTCCGACGGTGTTGTCCCAGGTGACCGCGACGATGAAAGTGAGCTGCCAGGAGGTGTTCGGCCCGTTGGTGACGATCACACCGTATCGTGAGTTTGAGGCAGCATTGCGAGCAGTGAATGAGTCGGACTATGGGCTGCAGGCCGGCATTTTTACCAATAACATCGGGCGTATTTTCCAAGCCTTCGAGCAGTTGGAGGTCGGCGGGGTGCTGGTGAATGAAATTCCCACCTTCCGCGCTGACCACATGCCCTACGGCGGCGTCAAGGATTCCGGAATCGGCCGTGAAGGGCTCCGCTACGCGATCGAGGACATGACCGAGCCAAAATTATTGGTCATGAATCTTCGCCGACCGTGAAGGCGCAGGCCGAGCGACAAAAAAACCCGGTCGCCGTATTGCGGATGCGCGGCAAACTTGATACAACGATCGCGCGTATCGCCCCGTGATTGCGTGCGTGGCGTCAGGCTTTCGACAAGATTCGAACACTCAGCGCGGAGTGATTTCGACGCAGGATGGAGAGGGAGAGCGACATGGTACCCACACACATGTTTTTGACGAGGGGCGTCGGAGTGCACAAGGAAAAGTTGGCTGCGTTCGAGCAGGCCTTGCGGAGCGCCGGCGTGGCCTACTGTAACCTCGTCAGCGTCTCGTCGATTCTTCCCCCCAATTGCAAAATCCTTCCTCGGAAGCGTGGCGAGAAATTGCTCAATCCGGGTGAAATCACATTTTGTGTCATGGCCCGGTCCGAGACGAACGAACGGAACCGGCTAATCTCCGCCTCAATTGGTTTGGCGATTCCGACCGACCGCGATACCTACGGATATCTCTCCGAGCACCATGCGTACGGCGAAACGGATGAAGAATCGGGGGAATACACGGAAGACCTGGCGGCACAGATGCTCGCCACAACCCAGGGGATCGAGTTCGATCCTGATGTGGCGTGGAAAGAACGCGAGCAGGTGTTCAAGATGGGCGGCAAAATCGTCCGAACCCTCAACATCACGCAGTCCGCAGTCGGTCGGCCGAATCGATGGACCTGCGTCATCGCCTTGGCAGTGTTTATCCCCACGGAAAACATTCCCAAGAGTCTTCGGAACAAGGCCTAGCGTCTCCCATGTCGCTCCCGTCCGGGTGGCTTGGGCAAGCCGACAATTTTCTCGGGATCGACGAACCCTGGTGCCATCCTGATCGGGCCGGGGTCTACGTGCTGCCGGCTCCGTACGAACATACGTCGAGTTATATCCTCGGGTCTGACCGAGGCCCCTCCGCCATCATTGAAGCCTCCCAGCAAGTCGAACTGTTCGATGAAACGTTGCGCCAGGAACCCTATCGCGAATGGGGCGGTGTCGCGACGGCGGCAACGTTGAATCTCGACGGGCGTGTCGACGGACAAGCTGTGCAGGCCATTCAGGACTTTGTGCAGCCGCATGTGGGCAGAGGAAAGTTCCTCGTGACGTTGACCGGAGAACATACCGGCGCATTAGGTGCCATTCGTGCCCATGCGCAAAAGTATCCGGGGATGTGTGTGGTGCAGATCGATGCCCATGGCGACCTTCGGCAGGCCTACCAGGACAATCCCTACAGCCATGCCAGCGTGATGGCGCGCGTGGTTCAGGACGGGTTGCCGCTCGTGCAAGTCGGCATCCGGTCGATCAGTCCGGAGGAAATCGAGCTCATCGACAACACGCCTCGGATCAAGACCTTTTTTGCCGCGTCGATTTTGGATCCATCCGGGCCCTATGAAGGACGGGCTGCGCGCTGGATTCCTGAGGTGCTGACCGCGTGCACCGGCCCTGTGTACCTCACCTTCGATTGCGATGGGCTCGATGCCTCGCTTGTGCCGGCGTTGGGAACCCCTGAACCGGGCGGACTGGGGTGGTACGATACGCTCGCGTTGGTGACCGCGTTGGCGAATGGACCGGGGATTGTGGGGATGGACATCAGCGAGATCGCCCCGATCGAGGGATTCGTCGCTCCGCAATTCAGCATCGCCCGGTTGATCTACCGCATGTTGGGACGAATTCGTGCCGGCCGGCGTGTGCACTAGCAACTTCTTGACCATCGTGCAGTGGTGTTCCTGCCGCATTCAACTGGTGGTCCTACGGAGGACCGGCCGTCGTTCGAGCCATGGCTGCCCGGTGAGGTCGAGGACGGGGTTGCCGGCCTATGCGCATCAATAAATTTTTTACCGAGCAGGGACTGTGTTCGCGGAGAGAGGCTGATCGACTGATCGCCGAGGGACGTGTCACCATCAACGGAGTGGTGGCCAAGCTCGGGGATCAGGTGTTGCCGCAGGACCTCGTGGCGCGCGACGGTGTCGTGCTGCAGCGAGGGAATCGTTCCGTCTACATCAAATATCACAAACCTGTCGGGGTGACGACCACCACGGAATTGCACATTCCGCGAAATATCATCTCCGAGATCCGGCACCCTGAACGCATTTTTCCCATCGGCCGGCTCGATAAAGATTCGTCCGGTCTCATCCTGCTGACCAACGATGGCGATATTGTGAATGAGATCCTACGGGTCGAGCATGGGCATGAACGGGAATATCGAGTCGAAGTGGATCGGGAGTTCGATGAGACGTTTCTCGCCCGCATGGGCGAGGGCGTGGTCATTTTGGGTGCACGCACACGTCCCTGCACGACGACGCGCCTCGGGCCCCGCCGATTTCGGATCATCCTGACGGAAGGACGCAACCGTCAGATCCGGCGTATGTGCCAGGCGCTCGGGTATCGAGTCGTCTCGTTGCATCGTGTGCGCATCATGCACATCACCGTGGAGGGGCTGCATGCGGGGCAGTGGACAGATCTGAGTGCGGAGGAGCGTGAGCGACTCTTTCAGGCGCTTGGCCGATCGGACGAGTCGGCGCAGTAACCGGCGTGTGCCGTGCGTGTTCAGTCGGCGCGGAGGGCCGGGTTCGAGCCCTCGCCGGGCAGGCCAAGGGGTGCACCGGAATGCGTGGTCTCGCCGGGTCGAGCGGAGGGCAGCGGCGGTGCCGTCGGTGTCCGGCTAAGAAACAGATTTAACAACGCAATAAAGAAGCTCCCGCCCACGATCCAATAACTCGTGGATACAATGGTTTTGGTTCCTGCCTCGCGCATGTCTTTGGCGACATCCGCCACGGTTTCGAGCAGCCGATCCAGGGCTAGGCTCACTTGCATCACCTTCGGTCCGCCGTTGTCGGCGGCATGGATTTCGGCTTTGCGCCGGAGTTCCGCCGCTTCGGCCACCGATCCTGCCCGCCACTCCTGAGACAGCAGATCGACTGTTTTGCTGGCCACGTGGAAGTATTGGTCAAGGCTTTCGCGAACCGCTTGAATATCCTTTTCTTCGCTCCGTCCGCTTCTCGACACGCGCAGACCGGCTGCGGCGTATCGATCCACTGCATGCTGGATTCGCGCCCGTTGTGCCGGCAGGGATTCCGTGATCCGTTCGAAGGTGTTCTGGTTTTCCGCCTCCAACGATCGAATGATCGTGTTGCGATAGCGGATGACATCGGCGGAGATATGCGCGAGATCCGCCGCACCCAGCGTGTACTCGGTGTACATGATGCGGAGGTCCTGATCGATACGGCTGAGTGCCTGGCCGCTCACCCATCCCAATCCCGCGATCAGGATGCTGATGATCAGTTGATTGGTTCCGGGAAACGTGAACCTGAGGCGAGATGCCAGTGACACGAGCGTCCTCTTCGTCAACCGGAGGCGGTGATGAGCTTCAGGAACCCTTGCGCGTAGTCTAGCAGATCGTGTCCCAGGAAAGAAGTCGAGGTGGATTTCCTGGACGCGGCGGTCAGTCGAGCACGACACGCCGTTCGACCAACTGGCTGACTTCCGGGTCGTTGGAGACGAACACCACCGACCAGGGTTCCTCTTTGGAACACAGGCGGCGCAACAGCGTCAGTCGCAGTGCCGGCTCGATGTTGTGGAGGCTGCCGTTGAAGATCAAGAGTTGCGGCCGGGTGACGATCATGCGTGCCAGGAGAATGCGCAGGACCTGACTACGCGTCAGGTTGGAGCCGTTCCCGTGCACCAGCGTTTCCAAGCCCTGGGGGAACGCATCGATTTCCTCTTCGAGTTCCGTAAAGCGAAGCGCCCAGCTCAGATCTTCGAACTGAATTGACGGACGCTGGAGCGTCACATTTTCTTCCAGGGTACCGTCGAACAGGGTGGGATGGGAGTCCAGCATGAGACCGCGACAGCGATTCACATAGGTGAGGGAGACATCGCGAAGATCGATGTCATTGTAGCGGATGACCCCCTCGGTGGGATGGTACAGACCGGCAAGAAGCAGTGCGAGTGACGTCTTGCTCCGACTGGTGCCGGAAAGCACGCTGATCTTTTCCCCTGGCAGGACTTCCAGGCTGAAATGGTTGAAGAGCAGCTGTCCGTCCGGCGCGGCGAAGGAAACGTCTTTGCAGGTAAGGCGAACCCCATGCTCGCAGGGGTCGGGCAGCCACGAGGCGATCGGCCCGGACACCTCTTCTTTCGGCATGTCGAACAGCGTGGAGAGTTCCTGGAGCGAGGTGGCGACATAGATAGCCGCGTACATACGCCGAGCGACAGTGTCGAGGTTCAGCAGCAGGGTGCCGACAATGACTTCTGCAGCGACGAATTGGCCCAGGGTAATATCGCCGACCGACAGCAGCCAGCCGCCCAAGCCGATCATGCCGCTGTGCGCAAAGGCTTGAAACACTACCGTGCTCTGATACTGGGCGCCGCTCAGAATATCCGATCGCGTCTTTCGTGCCAGCACATAGGCTTGAACGAGGGTATCGGTTTTCTTGAGGAGGAGCGGCAAGCTGTCTGTGGATTTGAAATGGAGCCGGTTGATGCCGATGTCCTGCAGCCAGTGAAAGGTTTTGTAGTGTAGTTGCGAGACCCGTTGGGTAATCCGCAGCCCGCCACGCCCGAAAAACGTCAGCAGAAACGCACATCCGGTGATCAGCAGGATGTTGTAGCCGAGAAAATAGGGATGATACATGACCAGGATCGTCATGCCGATCATGCCCGAGACCGAGACATTGACGAAGTCGATCAACATCGCAACCAGCGCGCGCGGGAGCAATTCCGCCTCGATGAAGGTGTTGGTGTGTTCGGGGAGAAACACGTTCTCACGAAAACGCGGGAGGGCTTCGGTAAAGGCGATGGCCAGGCGAGTGTAGATGCGCTGCACCAGAACTTCCACCGCTCGTCCCTGCAGAACGCGGAATGTGCCCATGAGCAGCAGGGCTCCCAACATCGTCGCGACCAGCGTGACGATCATAATCGGTTGGATGGCGAAGGCGAAGGTGTTCACCAACTCTTGCACCGTGAGCGGCACGATGAGCGCGAAGAGGCCGATCGCGACCGCGTACGAGACGACGATGGCGAGAATGCGGCGTTCGAGTCCGATCAGGAGATTGAAGCGCGCGAGGATCGTCCACGCGGAGGGTGTTGAGATGGTCAGCTGGGAGGCGTTGTCATTCACGCGATGGCTCGTCTGGAGCGACTGTGGGCGCAGTGTGGGCGATTGCTCAATTGCTGTCAAGGCTGCGGGGGGACGCGGAGCGTGCTCGCGGGAGCGCCGATGGGGGCTGAATCGGCGCAGTGGCTCAATTCAGCATGATTCGCCGGTCGACGTGCGGCGTCAGGTTCGGATCGTTCGAGACGAAAATGACCGACCAGGGTTCTTCCTTGCTGCACAGGCGCCGAAGAATTGTCTCGCGCATGGCGGGGTGCATATTGTGGAGAATCCCTTCGAAGATAAGGAGTTGCGGGTGCCCCAGGATCGCCCGTGCCACCAGAATGCGCACGATATGCGTGGGGGCGAAGATTTTGCCGGCGGATCGTACATGGGTTTTCAGGCCGTGAGGGAGGGCATCGACTTCTTCTTCGAGTTCCGTAAAGCGCAGCGCCCACCGCACGTCGCTGTAGGGGATGTAGTCGCGCCCCAGCACGATGTTCTCCTCGAGCGTGCCCTCGAACAGCGAGAGTTGGGAGTCCAGGATGAATCCTCTGAACCGATTGACGGAGTCCAGGTTGAGGTGGCGCAGGTCGACGCCGTTGTAGCGGATGACGCCGGAGGTCGGGGTCTCAAGCCCGCCCAGGACTCGCGCCAGCGCCGTCTTCGCCATCGTCGTATCCGCGTAGATACCGATCTTTTCCCCCGGTGTGATTTCCAGATTGAAGTTTTCGAAGATCGCCGGACCCCCAGCTGGCGCAAACGTGAGGTCTTTGCTGGTGACGCGAATGCCGTGTACGGTCGGATCCGGCAGGGGAATGGACAGGGTCGCGGCGTCCTGGTCTTTCGGAAGTGAGAAGAGAAAGCCGAGTTCGGTCAATGCGGTGAGGAAGTAGTAGATGTGCCCCATCCGTTTGACGACCCCGTCGAAACTCGAAAGAATGCCGCTCACCACGACCTCGGCGGCGACAAATTGTCCCAACGTCAACTGGCCGATTCCCAGCAACCAGCCGGCGGTCGCGATGAGGCCGCTATGTGCGATGGCTTGCCACCCGAGAGAGCCCAGGTATTGCCGGATCAGAATGCCGAATCTGGTCTTCCGTACGTCCACGTACGTGTCCAGGAGCTGATCGGTCTTCTTGATCAGGAGCGCCTGGCTGTCCGTGGATTTGAGGTGAAGCAGGTTGTAGGCGATTTCCTGGAACCAATGCAGGGTGTCGTATTTGGCGTGAGAGAGGTCAAGGTCAGCCTTGAGCCCGCCGTGACTCATGAGAAAAAACACCACGTTGAACCCGAGCAGCAGGATCGCGTTATACAGCAGGAAATAGGGGTGATAGAACACCAGGATCGTCATACCGACCGCGCCGCCGACGATCACGTTGATCAGGTCGACCAACAGGACCGAGACGGCCCGCTGCATGAGAATGGTTTCCATGAAATAGTTCGCGAAGCGGGGCTTGAAGCCCTGATAGCGCAAGTGCGGGAGTTGCTGGGCCATGGCAATGGCGACCCGAGCAAAAATGCGGCGCTCCAGGACTTCCACCGCATAATATTGGAGGGCCCGGAAGGCCCCGACGAAGAGCAGGCCCGCCACCATGACCGCAGCCAGTGTGACAATGGTGATGGGCTGGAGCGCGAAGGCGAACGTGTTGACGAGTTCTTGGACGGTGAGGGGGACGATCAGTGAGAAGAGCCCGATCGCGATCGAATAGGAAACGATGAGGCCGAGGATCCGTCGTTCGAGGCGGAACAGGAGGCCCAGGTGGCCGACGACCGTTTGAAACATATTGCTTTGGTTGCCGGAATGATCCTGGGCCATCCTGGTACCCCTGCTGCGCCCATCAACCCGCCGGCCTTGCTGTGGCAATGGCCGGATGACGTGGGTGCCGGCGACCTGTCTGCGCAGGCCTACACTTGTTAAAACCTATCAGAGCGCACCGCAAAATACTACTATTTGGAGAAGCTCGCGCCGACCCGATAATTGACTGGCATGGCGGAAGGCTGGCTTCGCGCCCAGGAGCCGGTTGACCATTGATAGAGGGCGAGGGCCTTCTGGTAATCGGCCTTCGCGCGCACCAGTTGCATCTCTGAGTCGACCGAATTGCGTTCACGGAGATTGACGAAGAGCACGCTGGTGGCGCCCAGGCTGAAGCGAAAACGCTCGCCTTCCTCCAGGGTCTTGGCCATGCGGAGCGATTCCGCCGCCGCCGCCACCCGTTCCTTCGCCCGCTCGATCGCCGACAATGCATTGTCGACATCCACGACCACTTGCTGTTCCCGGTATTTTTGCACCAGCACCAGGCGGTCGGCCTGCGCCTGGGCTTCCATCACCTCGCCGCGGCTTCGGCGTTGGAGGATCGGGATGCGTAATTCTGCCCCGAACCGATAACCGAGTCCGAGTACGAACTTTTCAGGGGCGCGTGCCGGTGCCGCTTCCAGGTCGAGACTTGGCAGGAGATTGTTCTTGGCGAGTTCCAGATCGATATTGTTGACCTTGGCTTCGATGTCGACTTCGCGGATTTCGGGGCGATCGCTTTTCGCTTGCAGCTTATCAGCCTTAACGATATCGGCCGTCGGGAGAGCCGCGGGCGGGGGGAAATCCGGGACACGCTCGAGTTGCGGCGTCGTGGGTGTCTGGTTTTCCCAGAGGAACATCGACATCTTATATTGCTCCTGTTCCACGGCCCGCTGCGCGGCGATCGCGACTTCCCGGCGTCGTTGGACTTCCTGTCCCGCTTCAACCACATCAAGGGGCGCCACGGCTCCGGCCTTGGCTCTGCCTTCCACCTGCCGCAACCGTTCCTCGGCGACGCCGAGCGCCCGGCGTTGGACGTCCACAAACTTGGCAGCCGAAACCCAATCCCAGAACTGGGTTGCGGCGGCCAGGAAGAGATCCTGGCGGGTTTGTGAGATCTTCACTTCGGCACGGGGATCCGCCAGTTCCGAGCGCTGCAGTTCGGCATGTTCAGGATTGATCATCAGGCCTTTCAGCAAAGGCAGGAAGCCGCCAAGAATGACCTGCTGGTTGCCATTGCCAAAGGAGAGGTCCGGAATCTTGGCGTCCCCGATGGCCTGTCGAACGCCCGCACTCCCGCGGAATCCCCAAGGGGTTCGGGCTTCAACCAGGGTATCGTTAAATCCCACGCTTTGCGTTTTGGTGGTGCCCTTGTCGACAAACCGCTCGATTTCTGTATCGTTGACCAGAACGGGCTCGAACGCTCCCAGGGCCTTGAGCATTTTCCCACGTGCCGACGTTTTTTCAGTACCCGCCCCCTTCAGCAGAGGATGGGAGCGATCGATCCAAGCATGCACTTCGTTGAGCGAAAGCGGAATGGGCGGAAGGGCTTTGGACTTCGGAGTGTCCTCCGCCGCCGCACTCTTGTCCGGCAGCCCGCAGAGCGCACAGGCTGCAATGACCAGGATCCATGCATAGTTCTTCATGAAACGCACTCCTTTCTGAGATCACAAGACAAAGAATGAGCGACGAAGGATGTCAGCGCTCCGGCATGTGCCGGTGAGGCGGGACCGGTTACTTGGCCCCGCGACCGGCTTTCGGCAGGAGGGTATCGATCAGACTCGGGGGCCGTTCCTGGTAGTCGGGCGGAAAGAGATTGAATCGGCGCCAGAGCTCGTACCACAGCGGGACACGATTGAGAATAACCCATCCCATCGCTTTGGTGCCTTGGCGGACATGTTCTTGCGGAGGCCAGGGCCGTTCTTCAAGATCGGGGACGACCCAGAAGCGGAAATTGCCCTTGCCGTCGTCGACTTGGTCGATGACCTTGATCACCCCGTTGTACGTGCCGGCCATCATTTCCGGCCAGGCCGGCAGGGGAATGGCGGGAATCCCGTAGAACAGAATCTTGACCTTTCGGCCTACATTGAGCAACGGGGCGTCGATGCCGTCGGCCACCATTT
This window encodes:
- a CDS encoding aldehyde dehydrogenase family protein produces the protein MENGRPFLIGGRWSQSTTAVPVRNPYTGETIAHVCQAGPAEAELAMQSAVDGAAAMRRLSGYARSTLLQKAAQSLQVRQEEFARMMMAESGKPVTDARREVGRAIQTFAIAAEEAKRIGGEVVPLDWSPGMETYWGVTRRFPIGPILGITPFNFPLNLVVHKVAPALAAGNSILIKPAPQTPLTSLLLGDLLLQAGVPPGGLNVLPCDNQVAERLVIDPRFKLLSFTGSAPVGWMLKAKCGKKKVVLELGGNAAVIIEPDADLDYAVHRCVTGGFTYAGQTCISVQRIFVHESVAAAFTESLVARVQALASGDPGDETTVVGPLIDAGAAQRVEGWIGEAVAQGARLLAGGSRVGSVVRPTVLSQVTATMKVSCQEVFGPLVTITPYREFEAALRAVNESDYGLQAGIFTNNIGRIFQAFEQLEVGGVLVNEIPTFRADHMPYGGVKDSGIGREGLRYAIEDMTEPKLLVMNLRRP
- a CDS encoding arginine decarboxylase, pyruvoyl-dependent, yielding MVPTHMFLTRGVGVHKEKLAAFEQALRSAGVAYCNLVSVSSILPPNCKILPRKRGEKLLNPGEITFCVMARSETNERNRLISASIGLAIPTDRDTYGYLSEHHAYGETDEESGEYTEDLAAQMLATTQGIEFDPDVAWKEREQVFKMGGKIVRTLNITQSAVGRPNRWTCVIALAVFIPTENIPKSLRNKA
- the speB gene encoding agmatinase; translated protein: MSLPSGWLGQADNFLGIDEPWCHPDRAGVYVLPAPYEHTSSYILGSDRGPSAIIEASQQVELFDETLRQEPYREWGGVATAATLNLDGRVDGQAVQAIQDFVQPHVGRGKFLVTLTGEHTGALGAIRAHAQKYPGMCVVQIDAHGDLRQAYQDNPYSHASVMARVVQDGLPLVQVGIRSISPEEIELIDNTPRIKTFFAASILDPSGPYEGRAARWIPEVLTACTGPVYLTFDCDGLDASLVPALGTPEPGGLGWYDTLALVTALANGPGIVGMDISEIAPIEGFVAPQFSIARLIYRMLGRIRAGRRVH
- a CDS encoding pseudouridine synthase; this translates as MRINKFFTEQGLCSRREADRLIAEGRVTINGVVAKLGDQVLPQDLVARDGVVLQRGNRSVYIKYHKPVGVTTTTELHIPRNIISEIRHPERIFPIGRLDKDSSGLILLTNDGDIVNEILRVEHGHEREYRVEVDREFDETFLARMGEGVVILGARTRPCTTTRLGPRRFRIILTEGRNRQIRRMCQALGYRVVSLHRVRIMHITVEGLHAGQWTDLSAEERERLFQALGRSDESAQ
- a CDS encoding MCP four helix bundle domain-containing protein, whose amino-acid sequence is MSLASRLRFTFPGTNQLIISILIAGLGWVSGQALSRIDQDLRIMYTEYTLGAADLAHISADVIRYRNTIIRSLEAENQNTFERITESLPAQRARIQHAVDRYAAAGLRVSRSGRSEEKDIQAVRESLDQYFHVASKTVDLLSQEWRAGSVAEAAELRRKAEIHAADNGGPKVMQVSLALDRLLETVADVAKDMREAGTKTIVSTSYWIVGGSFFIALLNLFLSRTPTAPPLPSARPGETTHSGAPLGLPGEGSNPALRAD
- a CDS encoding ABC transporter ATP-binding protein codes for the protein MNDNASQLTISTPSAWTILARFNLLIGLERRILAIVVSYAVAIGLFALIVPLTVQELVNTFAFAIQPIMIVTLVATMLGALLLMGTFRVLQGRAVEVLVQRIYTRLAIAFTEALPRFRENVFLPEHTNTFIEAELLPRALVAMLIDFVNVSVSGMIGMTILVMYHPYFLGYNILLITGCAFLLTFFGRGGLRITQRVSQLHYKTFHWLQDIGINRLHFKSTDSLPLLLKKTDTLVQAYVLARKTRSDILSGAQYQSTVVFQAFAHSGMIGLGGWLLSVGDITLGQFVAAEVIVGTLLLNLDTVARRMYAAIYVATSLQELSTLFDMPKEEVSGPIASWLPDPCEHGVRLTCKDVSFAAPDGQLLFNHFSLEVLPGEKISVLSGTSRSKTSLALLLAGLYHPTEGVIRYNDIDLRDVSLTYVNRCRGLMLDSHPTLFDGTLEENVTLQRPSIQFEDLSWALRFTELEEEIDAFPQGLETLVHGNGSNLTRSQVLRILLARMIVTRPQLLIFNGSLHNIEPALRLTLLRRLCSKEEPWSVVFVSNDPEVSQLVERRVVLD
- a CDS encoding ABC transporter ATP-binding protein, with the translated sequence MAQDHSGNQSNMFQTVVGHLGLLFRLERRILGLIVSYSIAIGLFSLIVPLTVQELVNTFAFALQPITIVTLAAVMVAGLLFVGAFRALQYYAVEVLERRIFARVAIAMAQQLPHLRYQGFKPRFANYFMETILMQRAVSVLLVDLINVIVGGAVGMTILVFYHPYFLLYNAILLLGFNVVFFLMSHGGLKADLDLSHAKYDTLHWFQEIAYNLLHLKSTDSQALLIKKTDQLLDTYVDVRKTRFGILIRQYLGSLGWQAIAHSGLIATAGWLLGIGQLTLGQFVAAEVVVSGILSSFDGVVKRMGHIYYFLTALTELGFLFSLPKDQDAATLSIPLPDPTVHGIRVTSKDLTFAPAGGPAIFENFNLEITPGEKIGIYADTTMAKTALARVLGGLETPTSGVIRYNGVDLRHLNLDSVNRFRGFILDSQLSLFEGTLEENIVLGRDYIPYSDVRWALRFTELEEEVDALPHGLKTHVRSAGKIFAPTHIVRILVARAILGHPQLLIFEGILHNMHPAMRETILRRLCSKEEPWSVIFVSNDPNLTPHVDRRIMLN
- a CDS encoding TolC family protein, whose amino-acid sequence is MKNYAWILVIAACALCGLPDKSAAAEDTPKSKALPPIPLSLNEVHAWIDRSHPLLKGAGTEKTSARGKMLKALGAFEPVLVNDTEIERFVDKGTTKTQSVGFNDTLVEARTPWGFRGSAGVRQAIGDAKIPDLSFGNGNQQVILGGFLPLLKGLMINPEHAELQRSELADPRAEVKISQTRQDLFLAAATQFWDWVSAAKFVDVQRRALGVAEERLRQVEGRAKAGAVAPLDVVEAGQEVQRRREVAIAAQRAVEQEQYKMSMFLWENQTPTTPQLERVPDFPPPAALPTADIVKADKLQAKSDRPEIREVDIEAKVNNIDLELAKNNLLPSLDLEAAPARAPEKFVLGLGYRFGAELRIPILQRRSRGEVMEAQAQADRLVLVQKYREQQVVVDVDNALSAIERAKERVAAAAESLRMAKTLEEGERFRFSLGATSVLFVNLRERNSVDSEMQLVRAKADYQKALALYQWSTGSWARSQPSAMPVNYRVGASFSK